The nucleotide sequence ATTTCAGCCCTGAAAACCGGAACGAGTTTCTGGTCGTTTCCCAGCTCAGCATAGAATATCAGCAAGCAGAAAACATCACCCGCAGACCAGACCTGCTTCTTTATGTCAACGGCCTGCCGCTGGTCATGATAGAGCTGAAAAATGCCACCGAAAAAGTCAGGGTTGGCTATGACAAAAACCTGAGAGTTTACAAACAGGATATCCCGCAACTGTTCTGGTACAATTTGTTTGTCTGCATATCCAACGGCATAGAAACAAAAGTGGGAAGCTTCAACGCACCCTGGGGACACTTTTTCAACTGGCTGAAACTTAAAGATACCGCTGTTTCTCATGAACAGCCCACCAAGGATGAGATAGAAGAAGAAAGCCGGAAAACAGGAAAACGCCTTAGTCTGAAGCTCTTTGGAGAAGGGCTTTGCAACAAGGACAACCTTATTGATTATTTTGAAAACTTTGTCCTTTACTCTAACAAAAAGGTAAAAATCATTGCTAAAAACCATCAGTATCTGGGGGTAAACAATGCCATAACCTCCCTTCAGAACATAGATAAGAACAAAGGGAAACTCGGGGTTTTCTGGCATACGCAAGGTTCAGGAAAGTCCTATTCCATGATTTTCTTTGCCCGCAAAATCCGCCGTAAAGTTACCGGAAACTGGTCATTTCTGATACTCACCGACCGCCGCGACCTGGACAGCCAGATTTACAAAAATTTTCTCCAGACCGAAACCATTGCGGAAACCTCAGACCAGAAGGAAAACTACTTCAGGCCATCCGGACGGGAGCAACTGAAAGAATACCTTCAGTCTAACCGTACATTTGTATTTACACTCATTCACAAGTTTGGCATTCCAAGTGGTAAAACATTTCCCAAACTTACCGACCGCAAAGACTGGATAGTCATTGTAGATGAAGCACACAGAACCCAGTATAAAGGCCTTGCCGAAAACATGCGTATCGGTTTGCCCAATGCACAGTATATTGCCTTTACGGGTACTCCCCTGCTGCGGAGCGAACTTACCAAAGACTGGTTTGGGCCTTATGTTTCCGAATATAATTTTGCACAAAGCATAGAAGATGGAGCCACCGTACCGCTGTACTATAAAAAGAGCGTCCCTCGTGTGGAACAGATAAATCCTGACCTGGTAGGCGATGCAGCAGACATACTCGAAGAAGAGGATTTATCCGAGGAGCAAAGAACAAAGCTTGACAAAGAGTACTCCACCCTGATGACCATCGTAAGGCGCGACGACCGTCTGGAAGAAATCGCCAGACACATCGTGCAGCACTTCCCCTACCGTCTGGACGTGAGAGATGATGAAGGTAACCGAAAGCCAATGAAAGCTATGGTTATCAGCATAGACAAATTTACGGCGGTGAGAATGTATGAAAAGGTTCAGTACCACCTGAAGGAAGAAATTAAAAACCTGCGCTCTAAACTCCTTACAGAGAAAGACCCCGAAATAAAAGACCGGTATAAACGTGCCATAGATTTCATGCTGGAGACCAGAATGGCCGTAGTCATCAGTCAGGAAGGCAGTGATAAAGATGAAGAAAAAACTTTCAGCGATGCAGGCTTAAACATCCGTCCACACAGGGAGCTCATGAATACACCGGATGAAGATGGCCGTGATATTGAAGATTATTTCAAAGACCCCAATAACACCTACCGTATTGTTTTTGTGACCGCCATGTGGATGACGGGCTTTGATGCCCCATCGGTCTCCACATTATACCTTGATAAGCCTTTGCAGAACCACACCCTCATGCAGACCATTGCACGGGCAAACAGGGTATTGCAAGGCAAAAAGAATGGTCTGGTGGTGGATTACTTCGGCGTTTTCAGAAATCTTCGAAAAGCCCTTTCTGTATATGCCGAAGGCTCCAAAGGCAAAAAGGATGAAAAAGAAGGAGAAGAAGAATTTCCGGTAAAGGAATTTGAAGAGCTGTTGCTTTTACTGGAACAGGCCATAAAAGAAGCAAAAGCTTATTGTAAAGACCTCGGGGCAGACATTGACGAGATTCTCAACCTTGGCGACATGGGCTTTAAAGATGTGGAGCGCTTTCAGGAATACGCCAACATCATCCTTGAAAAAGATGAATATAAAAAGCAGCTCGGGCTGTACGTAAACACCATCACCTCACTGTATGACTCTGCCAAACCTGAAATTTACGACCACCCGGAGATAAAAAGAAACAGGGATGTTTTGCAATACCTGCGAAATGTGGTAGACCGGAACACAGACCAGGACGAGGCCATAGAACGAGCCAAAAAGAAAATAGAAGTTCTTCTTGATACCAGTATTCAGGGTAAAAAAGACCTTGAAGATGCTGGCGATGAAAAGTACGTCATAGATGCTTCAAAACAAATAGATCTGAGCAAACTGGACTTTGAGCGCTTAAGGGCTGAATTCCCTGAAAAGAAACACAAAAACATTCAGTTTGCCGACCTTCGGGAACTTCTGGAGAAAAAACTCACCCAGATGATGGCACAAAACAAAACCAGAGGAGGTTTTTTAGCCAATTTCCAGAAGGTTATAGATGATTATAATTCAGGCAGCCTTGCCTTAGAAGATGCTTATGAAGCACTGGTAAAGCAAACCGAAGCCCTGAGCAAAGAGGAAAAACGTGCCGCCGAGAATGACATGTCCGAAGCAGAACTGGAGTTGTTTGATTTGCTCAAAAAAGACAAGCTTACAAAAGGGGAAGAGAAAAGTGTAAGACTGGCCGCCAAAACACTCCTTCAGAAACTCTTTGACGCTAAAAACAAAATCCTGATTCAGGAATGGCACAAAGAAAAAGCCACACAGGAAAAAGTAAGAAGAGAAATACAAAAAGTCCTTGGTCAGCATTTACCTGAGCCCACTTATGACAGAATGGTATTTTCAGAAAAGGTTGGGGTTGCTTTCCAGCACTTCTATGAACTGGCTCAGATGGGAAGAGGGATAGCGGCGTAGAATGACTATTCTAAGAAAATATAAAGCATGGAGGAGAACAAGAACACCAAATTTGAAATACCCATAGAAGGGTTAATTGAAGGTTTCCAGGCACATCTGAATCTGGAAAATAACAAAAGGATTATATTCTCCGGCCCCTTTGGGACGGGTAAAACGTACTTTTTGAAAAAGTTTTTCGAAAAAGAAGAACGCTCTACATTTCACCTTTACCCTGTAAACTACTCTGTAAGCAGAAATGAAGATATTTTTGAACTGATAAAATACGATTTGTTATACCAGCTTCTGGATGATAAACGTGAAATTGATTTTGAAAAGGTTGATTATACATTATCAGAAAGGACTTATCTGACACTGAATAATCCATCTAATGACACCATCGTTTCAGGATTTCTTAAATATGTACCTAAGATAGGTAAAGTGGTTAGCGAGGTATATGATAACGTCCCAAAACTTGTTGATCAGATAGCTCCTAAAGAGTTAAAAAATGAAAAGAAAAAAGCAGAAGAAGTAGTAAGAAAAACAGAAAACACTACAGGTTCAGCTTATGAATTTGATGATATCTCCGGGTTAATATACAAGTTGATTTTACAAGTCAAAGAAAAGCACGGAAAGGCAACTTTAATTATAGATGACCTCGACCGTATCGACCCCGAGCATATCTTCAGGCTCCTGAATGTCTTTGCAGCTCACTTTGATATTGATGAAGAAGAAAATAAGTTTGGTTTTGACCAGGTAATTTTTGTTTGTGACATAGAAAACATACGAAACATTTTTTCAGCAAAATATGGACAAGATACTGATTTTAGTGGGTACATTGATAAATTCTTTTCCAGAGAGGTTTATGTTTTTGATAATTCTAAAATTATTGAAAATTTAGTAGAAGAGTTAATAAGAAAATACAAGTATTCAGATACGATTAACGATGTTTATGTTTTTGATAAAGAACATATTATTGCAACAAAAGTTTTAAATAATGTACTTAAGATTTTAAGTAAAAAAAATGCAATAAATTTACGCTCATTACTCAAGTTTAGCACTTTCACTTATAGTTATAACCCTTATGAACAAGTTAGCTTTGGTTCCAGAAAATTTTATATGCACCAAATACATTTTGTAAATATATTTACAATTTTGACTTCAATGTTTGGGACTTATGCTGGCCTAGACAAGGCTTTCTCTAAAGTGCAAAATATGCATTGGGAGGTTGATAATGACAAAATCATAGGTTCCTTAATAATGATTATAGATTGGAAACATCATCAATTCAACATATCCAGTAACATTTGCATATTTAGATACAACAATAAATATTATGAGTATCAAGTGTATGAGGAGCGAGATTTCTACTATGGCAGACTTTTTAGAAGCAAAAAAGATGACGAAAGCGATAGCCTAGTTTTCCCTGATGGTTTTATGGAGCTCTTTAGAATGGCCGCTATAGAACTAAAAAATTTGAACATAATCAAATAAGGGTATTCAAACTCCTTGCTCTTACTTGCGAAGGATTTTGGCCTATTTATAAACAGCTATATGCTATCTCCGATTTAATAACCTAAATCGTCTTCCGATCAACGATATTGAAGAATATGAAAAGAATCTGTTATATTGGCCTGTTGATAAACAGAGACAAAGAAAATGAACAAACAACTTGATATCCTGAAGCTGCAACTTGAAGATTTTTTTGAAAGGTCAAAAAGTGAAACAGTTTCAGTTACAGAAAGAAACACAAGGAGTTCTTATGATATAAACAAAAGCATCTATGAACTTGAAATGCATATTCTGAAACTGAAAAAGCAGTACCGGGTAAACAGAAGCCTGAACTCTTCCATCGAATCTCCTGAAATATCTAAAAGCTTTAATCAGAATCAGGTTGAATTTTTTCGCTCTCATGACTACCTGTTAAGTTTTTTGGTTTATCTGTGCCAGTCAAGTGAAGATGATGCGGAGCAGTTAAGAAACATTCTTTTCAAATATACCGAATCTATTTCCAGCCGTCTTACATACAAAGATTTAATTGTTACAGCAACCGGTGCCACAAGATGCTTCACCAATCAACGCTTTGCATTAAAAGAGTTAAGAGAATTAGGGCTGGTTTTCAAAAAAGATAAAGAAAATAATAAAAGAACCATCCTCCCAACACCGGTGGGAATGCTCATTGTTGCTTATCATTTAAAAGATTTGAATGAAAGCGCTGGTAATTTTTTGAACGAAATGAGAAATGGGGCAGCATATTTTGACAATAGTCTTTATAACACACTTGATAAATTAAAACGCAATCCTGAATCATTTTTAAAGAATGTTCAAAATAAATTTCCATGCACAAATTTTGAAATAAATATTGAAGAAATTTTATCAGATTATAGCGAATATATCTTGAAATATATCACTGTAATAGATACAGGACTTAAAATTGAAGAAGGGTTTGAAGAAGCTTCTCAGAAATACTATGATGTTTTAAAGCAAAATTATGACCTATCATACAAATTAAAACTGGATTTGTGGCAAGGGTGAAAATAGTGTAAAACCACTAACTAACTTTGATTATTCAAAGATTAATTTAACCGCTACATAGCACTTAAAACATGTAAAAATGATAAGGCCAATAATTTCAATAGTACCATTTATACTATTTTTCTTATGTAAATAGATTTCAAGAATTTAATTAAGCTTTTAAAATTGTAATTTTTTATCATAGGGTTTGGTTAGGTGAATTTAAACAAAATAAGAAGGCCTTTCATAACGAGGCTTATTAATTGATACATATGAGCACAATCCCTTCTGTTCTAAAGCCATTTTCTTCATTTTTTCTACAGCGTGTCTTCCGGCACTTTTATATGTATAAGTATACTCTTTAAAATTCCGGAATCGGAGAACAATAAAATCATCCCCTATACAATAAGCCGTTACACCGGATTTTTTTCCACTTCTGCTTGAGTATGGTGTCATCATAATGTTTTCCGTTTTATATTTTAATTATCACAAATAATAATAATCAGGGAGCAAAAGCTCCCTGATTATGCTACCTTCCAAATGCTTTAGCCAAAAGATATACTGCAAGAGCAAAGCCAACAAGCACAGCTATTGGGCCTGCTGTTCTAACACATACATCTTTATAGCAAGCGGCAACTTCATTTTTATGTAAATCTATCTTCATAAAAAACTTTTTTGTTCAACATCGGAAGTTCCGCCGAATCCGTAGTTCTGAAAATTATGTTATATTTGAGTGCGAATCAGAATAACATCACCGGATCGCCTTCGGATCACCCGGACATTTACAACAAGGCATGTTCAAAATATTTGGACATGCCTTTTAGTTTGGCGTAGACCTGTAGTGAGTCGGAACCTTTACGGTTTTACCTCCCACTTTTTTAGTATGTGCAGGCACATACACTTTCTTTTTACCTTCGGAAGTTTTTCCCATTTTAGCAAAAGCATTATTGTTCCTGGTTCGTCCAGTACCGGAAATACTTACGGGTGTATCTCAACCAATAATGACATAAATATACTATCAAAAACTTGTCAAGACAAATTTAATATGTAAATTTGTCAACAAACTATTCACATTTTCGTTATAAAAAGAAGCAATCTTCGGTAAGAAAATGAAAACCTACGGTCAACGTCTTAAGTCAGCACGAATAATGAATGGATTATCCCTTCAGAATCTGTCAGATAAGCTAAAAAACAGCGTGAGCAAGCAAGCTTTATCTAAATATGAAAAAGATGTAATGAAGCCTTCAGGTGAGCTTTTTCTGGAGATATGCAATATACTGAATGTTCGTCCTGATTATTTTACCAGAGAAATATCTGTAGAACTGGAAAACATAGAATTCAGAAAATATCAGCGAACCCATGAGAAGCAAATAGATGCTGTTAAGGAGAAAACCAAAGACTACCTTGAAAGGTATCTTGAACTAGAGACCTTGTCTGGCGTAACTTGTAATTTTGTCAACCCTGTCAAAGTTTCATCAATCAACTCTAAAGAAGATGCGGAAGAGGCCGCTGAACAATTGCGCATAGCGTGGAACTTTGGGGAGAACCCAATTCCCAACGTAATTGAAATGCTGGAAGATAATTGCATCAAAGTTTATGAAACTGCCGCACCGGATGAATTTGATGGCTTATCAGGGTTTGTAAAAGAGAATACCCCACTAGTCGTATTAAACACCTACAACAGGGATGTGAAGCCCGACAGAAAGCGATTTACCGCACTTCACGAGCTTGCGCATTTGGTATTAAACATTCCTGCCAATACCGAACACAAAACCAAAGAGAAGCTTTGCCATGCATTTGCAGGGGCAGTATTGTTTCCTAAAAAAGCTTTTATGAGAGAGTTTGGCAGCCACCGCTCCGGCATTAACTACAAGGAGCTTCTCATTCTGAAAGAAAAATGGGGCATGTCTGTTCAGGGCATGGTAGTCAGAGCACGGGACTTAGGCTTAATTACTTCCCACACCTATCAAAAATTCTGGAAGGATTATGCACATTACAAGAAAAATGAACCTGATGTGTTTAAAGGTGAAGAAAAAAGCAAAAGATTTGAGCAGTTACTGTTGAGGGCTGTTGCAGAAGAAAAGATGACACTGACCAAAGCTGCTGTGCTAAACAACATGAAACTGGCGGAATTTCGTGATTTTTTAGAAAAAATATAATAAGTTTAGCCTGACAACCAGCAATGAATAATGAAGTTAGCCGTTACAGACGCTAATATTTTTATAGATTTAATCAGGATCGACTGCTTACACTACCTTTTTGAATTAAAGATCGAGCTTCATACAACCACTGAGGTTTTAAATGAACTACATTCTTACCAGGAAGAGGAAGTAAGAAAATATCACGCAAAAGAACTGCTAATTATAGCTCATGGCGCGGCCTTAGAAAAATCACTTTCCCGAAACATCAGCAAAAAACTGGCAGAAGCAGATAAGTCCGTTATTTATTATGCCAAGCATCTTGGTGCGGGGATTTTAACCGGTGATTACAACTTAAAGAAGTTCATAGAAAAAGAAATTGAAGTACATGGCATTTTATGGGTGGTTGACCAATTTGTAGAGCAAAAACTTATCTCAGAAAATCATGCTCATTTATCCCTTTCCTCACTGATGAAGTTAAACAAAAGACTCCCAAAGAAAGAGTGTGAGAAACTATTAAAGAAGTGGAAAGTTCCGTAACAAATCTCCTTTCAATCCAGCGAGCAGTCACAGAAGCAGGATTCTCAGGATTAGGGAATGAACAGAATTGTTTATTGTCTGAAGCAGAATGCTCGGAATTAAAGAATGAGCAGAATTGCTTATTGTCAGAATCAGAATTCTCAGGATTAAAGAATGAACAGAATTTTTTCAGTGGAGAGAGTCAGTCAGGAAGAATGCTTTTATACCCTAAAGGTACTTATAGGCTCCTCCCCTTTAATTCTGGAAATTCTAACATTCTGGGAATCCTGATTCAGACGAATAGTGTCAGAAGCAGAATCTTTATAGTGGAGAGGCACAGGTTTAGGCTTTTTAACCTTAAAAATTCCATCCTAACACTACACCTACCCTCCCAACTCGAACTCGCTTGAGTAGGCATCAACTTTGTTCTTCTTCATTGCCTTTACAGGCTGAATTGATACGCTCATGGTGACATCTTCTTTAAAAATTCCTGTCAGAGCTTTTACTATATCAGCTTCAATATCCTCATCGCTCCAACCGGTAAATGTTAAGTGGTGAAGCTTGTTTTGATGGAGGGTAAAACCTGCCAGGGGAAAGAAGGTCATCCCCCTTGATATCTCAACGTTATTTACTAATATGCCGCTTTTCGTATAAAAAGGAACTGGGGAGCGGGCTTCTAGATCTACTAAGTACGGGACTCCATTCTCGACTTCCATACTACAGAAATCACCTGTCCGGTAACGTATAAGTGGGAGAAATGGATTTATCCCGCCCGTTATTACCAATTCTCCTCTTTCGCCGTAAGGCAGCAAAATGTCTTTGCCCTTATCAAAAACCTCCAAATACAGTTCAGGCCTGATGGCCCTATACCTACTGCCTTCTGCATAGGCAATCATTCTACATTCAGTGAGCGAGTAAAGATCTATTACCGGACAATTAAAGTAATCTTCAAGCCGCTTTCTGATGCCTTTAGTCAACTTCATGGCAGAAGAAACCAAGGCTTTAGGGGTGATAGATGGTTTTAAGTTCAGTAAATCATAAAACGCAAACGGGTCTCCGGTAAGAATTTGGGGATTATACTTTTCAAGATACCGCAGCCTATGGGAAGACTCCCTCCAATCATCAGCATTAAGGTTTATTTTTAAAACCCCTGCACCAGACAAGTAGGTAGACAAAGAAGCGTATGTAAGGGTTTCTCTTTGGGAACAAATCAATGCTATAGCTACTTGCTCAGGGCTGCCGTTGAGTTTTATACCGTAATTGTGCAAAATGGACTCCAACTGAGGTATCCAACATGCCTGAGTAGCGGGATCAAATAAAACATCCATTGCAGGATCTGTTGACCCTGAGGTTTGGTGTACCAGAAGATCACCTATATTGGCTTCTGTGGATACAAAATCCCATGGAAAAGTTGCGACT is from Cytophagaceae bacterium ABcell3 and encodes:
- a CDS encoding type I restriction endonuclease subunit R, encoding MAYLNESDIEEADIRFFVEQLGYTHINAWEKQLIGRSSLKEVVLKDRLKSSLQKLNTHLPEETIDYAISEITKSRATLTPVIANQEVYDLLKKGVPVKYKDAHGREEDDYVQVIDFSPENRNEFLVVSQLSIEYQQAENITRRPDLLLYVNGLPLVMIELKNATEKVRVGYDKNLRVYKQDIPQLFWYNLFVCISNGIETKVGSFNAPWGHFFNWLKLKDTAVSHEQPTKDEIEEESRKTGKRLSLKLFGEGLCNKDNLIDYFENFVLYSNKKVKIIAKNHQYLGVNNAITSLQNIDKNKGKLGVFWHTQGSGKSYSMIFFARKIRRKVTGNWSFLILTDRRDLDSQIYKNFLQTETIAETSDQKENYFRPSGREQLKEYLQSNRTFVFTLIHKFGIPSGKTFPKLTDRKDWIVIVDEAHRTQYKGLAENMRIGLPNAQYIAFTGTPLLRSELTKDWFGPYVSEYNFAQSIEDGATVPLYYKKSVPRVEQINPDLVGDAADILEEEDLSEEQRTKLDKEYSTLMTIVRRDDRLEEIARHIVQHFPYRLDVRDDEGNRKPMKAMVISIDKFTAVRMYEKVQYHLKEEIKNLRSKLLTEKDPEIKDRYKRAIDFMLETRMAVVISQEGSDKDEEKTFSDAGLNIRPHRELMNTPDEDGRDIEDYFKDPNNTYRIVFVTAMWMTGFDAPSVSTLYLDKPLQNHTLMQTIARANRVLQGKKNGLVVDYFGVFRNLRKALSVYAEGSKGKKDEKEGEEEFPVKEFEELLLLLEQAIKEAKAYCKDLGADIDEILNLGDMGFKDVERFQEYANIILEKDEYKKQLGLYVNTITSLYDSAKPEIYDHPEIKRNRDVLQYLRNVVDRNTDQDEAIERAKKKIEVLLDTSIQGKKDLEDAGDEKYVIDASKQIDLSKLDFERLRAEFPEKKHKNIQFADLRELLEKKLTQMMAQNKTRGGFLANFQKVIDDYNSGSLALEDAYEALVKQTEALSKEEKRAAENDMSEAELELFDLLKKDKLTKGEEKSVRLAAKTLLQKLFDAKNKILIQEWHKEKATQEKVRREIQKVLGQHLPEPTYDRMVFSEKVGVAFQHFYELAQMGRGIAA
- a CDS encoding P-loop NTPase fold protein, which encodes MEENKNTKFEIPIEGLIEGFQAHLNLENNKRIIFSGPFGTGKTYFLKKFFEKEERSTFHLYPVNYSVSRNEDIFELIKYDLLYQLLDDKREIDFEKVDYTLSERTYLTLNNPSNDTIVSGFLKYVPKIGKVVSEVYDNVPKLVDQIAPKELKNEKKKAEEVVRKTENTTGSAYEFDDISGLIYKLILQVKEKHGKATLIIDDLDRIDPEHIFRLLNVFAAHFDIDEEENKFGFDQVIFVCDIENIRNIFSAKYGQDTDFSGYIDKFFSREVYVFDNSKIIENLVEELIRKYKYSDTINDVYVFDKEHIIATKVLNNVLKILSKKNAINLRSLLKFSTFTYSYNPYEQVSFGSRKFYMHQIHFVNIFTILTSMFGTYAGLDKAFSKVQNMHWEVDNDKIIGSLIMIIDWKHHQFNISSNICIFRYNNKYYEYQVYEERDFYYGRLFRSKKDDESDSLVFPDGFMELFRMAAIELKNLNIIK
- a CDS encoding AMP-binding protein, with the protein product MFTVVSKKPVIGLTDNERFPLIKDLAFLNKLRQDEYAPAFNFLSGDRLNTKHLEQVKKYAKKIVGEKKFWEIGTQPEWINDYLSWCIKTVPYYKNRSGSLKDQPTIKRKEVATFPWDFVSTEANIGDLLVHQTSGSTDPAMDVLFDPATQACWIPQLESILHNYGIKLNGSPEQVAIALICSQRETLTYASLSTYLSGAGVLKINLNADDWRESSHRLRYLEKYNPQILTGDPFAFYDLLNLKPSITPKALVSSAMKLTKGIRKRLEDYFNCPVIDLYSLTECRMIAYAEGSRYRAIRPELYLEVFDKGKDILLPYGERGELVITGGINPFLPLIRYRTGDFCSMEVENGVPYLVDLEARSPVPFYTKSGILVNNVEISRGMTFFPLAGFTLHQNKLHHLTFTGWSDEDIEADIVKALTGIFKEDVTMSVSIQPVKAMKKNKVDAYSSEFELGG
- a CDS encoding XRE family transcriptional regulator, whose protein sequence is MKTYGQRLKSARIMNGLSLQNLSDKLKNSVSKQALSKYEKDVMKPSGELFLEICNILNVRPDYFTREISVELENIEFRKYQRTHEKQIDAVKEKTKDYLERYLELETLSGVTCNFVNPVKVSSINSKEDAEEAAEQLRIAWNFGENPIPNVIEMLEDNCIKVYETAAPDEFDGLSGFVKENTPLVVLNTYNRDVKPDRKRFTALHELAHLVLNIPANTEHKTKEKLCHAFAGAVLFPKKAFMREFGSHRSGINYKELLILKEKWGMSVQGMVVRARDLGLITSHTYQKFWKDYAHYKKNEPDVFKGEEKSKRFEQLLLRAVAEEKMTLTKAAVLNNMKLAEFRDFLEKI